The Bacillus solimangrovi genome contains the following window.
TTACAGAACACCTCAGCGTTTACTAAGTCTTTTAGCCTCCAGTAATTCAATGCAATGTTATGTTGGATATTGGCTCTTTTTATTTTTTTAGAAAGTGATAACATATCCAAAAGTCTATGAAAATACTGATTACTGATAAGATATTCTTTTCTGTAAAAATAATTTAAAGCTAGCACATTGATATAGATTCTCTTTATTTTATTTGGAGTATTTTCTAAATCTTCCTCTGTAATAAAATTATCTAAACGATAATATAATTCTTCTGCTTTTCCGAAATCTAGTTTATAGAACATATAGATCGAGAGTAGATAAAAATATAATTCTTGTTGAATTGAAGGAATATAGACATGACTTTTTTTTATTTCTTCATAATGTTTTTCTGCTGCTTTTAAATTTGTTTCTATTAGCTTATTAAAATACTCCAACTCTGTTTCTAACTGGTCATTTATTGATTTATAGTTCAACAAGTATTCAGTGGGAACATGAAGTTTTTTAGACAATAAATGTAAAATATCTTCGCGAGGAATATATCTTCCCTTTTCTATATTACTTAAGTGCGATTCAGAAATAATTTCTCGTCCCAAGTAAGATTGCGATAGATCCATTCCTTTTCTTAACATTCTTATTCGTCTTCCGATATGCATGTTATTCTCACCAACCTTTTATGGATTATCTAGTTCCCATTAATTAAATATAATACCAATACATTGAATTTATAAATACTTTTGTAAAAAAGCA
Protein-coding sequences here:
- a CDS encoding helix-turn-helix domain-containing protein; the protein is MHIGRRIRMLRKGMDLSQSYLGREIISESHLSNIEKGRYIPREDILHLLSKKLHVPTEYLLNYKSINDQLETELEYFNKLIETNLKAAEKHYEEIKKSHVYIPSIQQELYFYLLSIYMFYKLDFGKAEELYYRLDNFITEEDLENTPNKIKRIYINVLALNYFYRKEYLISNQYFHRLLDMLSLSKKIKRANIQHNIALNYWRLKDLVNAEVFCKYSLDIYYKEHAWDSIGEVYNFLGIIYSEKYENKKAIEQLKKIFQIPIDDLEITGKTYHNLGTIYLKYNDYMKAIYYLNKAVEIKKKSPNKKSYVNSIIVLIKVYLKIENLLEVERLFSQVNRQKLNDIDHYRILSLKAKLFFLRGLTHEYEELMIESISFFKQEKMFDYIINLSQELAEYYESINKYKRASIYYKNSIHIYKKIYSG